In Saccharothrix syringae, the following are encoded in one genomic region:
- a CDS encoding response regulator transcription factor — MSVVLLAEDDPAIAEPLSRALQREGYQVQVVGDGPGALQAAEHGGIDLLVLDLGLPGMDGLEVCRRLRAGGRGLPVLMLTARSDEVDFVVGLDAGADDYVAKPFRLAELMARIRALLRRRAPGTLEANGVRVDLAARRVTVDGQEVQLANKEFELLRVLVQRAGQVVHRDEILSEVWNDPELKSSKTLDMHMSWLRRKLGDTRGVERRIATVRGVGFRFNTSD, encoded by the coding sequence GTGAGCGTGGTCTTGTTGGCCGAGGACGACCCGGCGATCGCGGAGCCCCTGTCCCGGGCGTTGCAGCGGGAGGGTTACCAGGTCCAGGTCGTCGGTGACGGCCCGGGTGCGTTGCAGGCCGCCGAGCACGGCGGCATCGACCTGCTGGTCCTCGACCTCGGCCTGCCGGGCATGGACGGGCTGGAGGTGTGCCGCCGGCTGCGCGCGGGCGGGCGGGGGCTGCCGGTGCTGATGCTCACCGCCAGGTCCGACGAGGTCGACTTCGTGGTCGGGCTCGACGCGGGCGCGGACGACTACGTGGCCAAGCCGTTCCGGCTGGCCGAGCTGATGGCCCGCATCCGGGCGCTGCTGCGGCGGCGCGCGCCGGGCACGCTGGAGGCCAACGGCGTGCGGGTCGACCTCGCCGCCCGCCGCGTCACCGTGGACGGGCAGGAGGTGCAGCTGGCGAACAAGGAGTTCGAGCTGCTGCGGGTGCTCGTCCAGCGCGCCGGCCAGGTGGTGCACCGCGACGAGATCCTGTCCGAGGTGTGGAACGACCCGGAGCTCAAGAGCAGCAAGACCCTGGACATGCACATGTCGTGGCTGCGCCGCAAGCTCGGTGACACGCGCGGCGTCGAGCGCCGCATCGCGACCGTGCGCGGCGTCGGGTTCCGCTTCAACACCTCCGACTGA